From a region of the Vibrio ostreae genome:
- a CDS encoding type VI secretion system Vgr family protein, whose protein sequence is MATLSYQIQVEGLEDDTLVVHAFNGQETLSSEGQGSAPCHGFRYQIELASRQPNLSADAIVDKTAELTFYRDNVLVQRVNGIVRRFSRGDTGHHHTFYSLTLVPALERLSLRHNSRIFQLKTVPEIIAVLLQEMGINEYAFSLTRDCAQREFCVQYRESDLDFVHRLAAEEGLVYSFVHQEGKHTLLFSDASDSLPSLGVPVPYNTLAGGVMDTPYISALSSNTQAEVSDTALRDYSFKKPAYSFAQSATGAEMAYQQDGYQHFDAPGRYKDDANGKAYSQIRLDYLRRDAHSASGRSNQPLLRAGVKFALTEHSDDSLNREWLVVSIAHQGRQPQALEEAGGSGATTYANQFKLIPGNMNWRATPQTKPQVDGPMIATVVGPQGEEIFCDEHGRVKLHFPWDRDSNRDEHSSCWVRVAQDWAGSQYGMLAIPRIGHEVIVSFLNGDPDQPIVTGRTYHATNVAPYPLPDNKTKTVLRTQTHQGEGYNELSLEDQAGSEQIYLHAQKDLERLIENDQTYRIKHDKHQTITNDSFTQVHNNQHLTIGGESRTNIALDNSVDIGGGLQQKVGAKSIFEAGSEVHLKAGNKLVLDAGSEITIQGGGSFIKIDPAGVHAVGSAINLNSGGSASSGSGYGGLTAVLPGGIEAVAAPQAAEAQSITASQQSMSPLLKSRQIEALKGKDPVCEVCEEAKEQA, encoded by the coding sequence ATGGCGACGTTAAGTTATCAAATTCAGGTCGAAGGGCTGGAAGACGACACCCTGGTGGTGCATGCGTTTAACGGGCAGGAAACCTTGTCCAGTGAGGGGCAGGGTAGTGCGCCTTGTCATGGTTTCCGCTATCAGATTGAACTGGCCAGCCGGCAACCGAACCTGAGTGCTGACGCTATCGTCGATAAAACCGCAGAGCTGACGTTTTATCGCGACAATGTGCTGGTCCAGCGCGTCAACGGCATTGTGCGCCGCTTCAGCCGCGGCGATACCGGCCATCACCATACCTTCTACTCACTGACATTGGTGCCGGCGCTGGAGCGTTTGTCACTGCGTCACAACAGCCGGATTTTCCAGCTTAAAACCGTGCCGGAGATCATCGCTGTGCTGCTGCAGGAGATGGGCATTAATGAGTATGCCTTTTCCCTGACCCGCGATTGCGCGCAGCGTGAGTTTTGTGTCCAGTACCGCGAATCTGACCTCGATTTCGTTCATCGTCTCGCCGCCGAAGAAGGGCTGGTGTACAGCTTTGTGCATCAAGAAGGCAAGCACACCTTGTTATTCAGTGATGCGTCAGACTCTCTGCCGTCACTCGGCGTGCCGGTGCCCTACAACACGTTAGCCGGCGGCGTGATGGATACGCCTTACATCTCCGCACTCAGCAGCAATACCCAGGCGGAAGTCAGCGACACAGCGCTGCGTGACTACAGTTTTAAAAAGCCGGCTTACTCGTTTGCCCAAAGCGCGACCGGCGCCGAGATGGCCTATCAGCAGGACGGTTACCAACACTTTGATGCGCCGGGGCGCTATAAAGATGATGCCAACGGCAAAGCGTACAGCCAGATCCGCCTCGACTATCTGCGCCGTGACGCCCACAGCGCCAGCGGGCGCAGTAATCAGCCGCTGCTGCGCGCCGGGGTTAAGTTTGCCCTGACTGAGCACAGCGATGACAGTCTCAACCGCGAGTGGCTGGTGGTCAGTATTGCGCATCAGGGCAGGCAGCCACAGGCATTGGAAGAGGCGGGCGGCAGCGGTGCCACGACTTATGCCAACCAGTTTAAGCTTATTCCGGGCAATATGAACTGGCGCGCCACGCCGCAAACCAAACCTCAGGTAGACGGCCCGATGATAGCCACTGTGGTCGGCCCGCAGGGTGAAGAGATTTTCTGTGACGAGCATGGCCGGGTCAAACTGCATTTCCCCTGGGATCGCGATTCCAACCGCGACGAGCACAGCTCATGCTGGGTGCGGGTTGCCCAGGACTGGGCCGGCAGCCAATACGGTATGTTGGCTATCCCGCGTATCGGCCATGAAGTGATTGTGTCGTTCTTAAACGGCGACCCGGATCAGCCGATTGTCACCGGACGAACCTACCACGCGACGAATGTGGCGCCGTACCCCTTGCCGGACAATAAAACCAAAACCGTGTTGCGTACCCAAACCCATCAGGGCGAAGGCTATAACGAACTGAGCCTGGAAGACCAGGCCGGTAGTGAGCAGATTTATCTGCATGCGCAGAAAGATCTCGAGCGCCTGATTGAAAACGACCAGACCTACCGCATCAAGCACGATAAACATCAGACCATCACCAATGACAGTTTTACTCAGGTGCACAACAACCAGCACCTCACCATCGGCGGCGAAAGCCGGACCAATATTGCCCTTGATAACAGCGTCGACATTGGCGGCGGACTGCAGCAGAAAGTCGGCGCCAAATCCATCTTTGAAGCCGGCAGCGAAGTTCACCTTAAAGCGGGCAACAAACTGGTACTGGACGCCGGAAGCGAGATCACCATTCAGGGTGGCGGCAGCTTCATCAAAATCGACCCGGCCGGCGTACATGCGGTCGGCTCAGCTATCAACCTCAACTCCGGCGGCAGTGCCAGTTCAGGCTCTGGCTACGGCGGCCTGACGGCTGTATTGCCAGGGGGGATAGAGGCGGTGGCTGCGCCGCAAGCCGCTGAAGCGCAGAGCATCACCGCCAGTCAGCAATCGATGTCGCCGCTGCTGAAAAGCCGGCAGATTGAAGCGCTGAAAGGTAAAGACCCGGTTTGTGAAGTGTGTGAAGAGGCAAAAGAGCAGGCATGA
- the hcp-2 gene encoding type VI secretion system effector Hcp-2, with protein sequence MPTPCYISIEGQTQGLITAGACTADSIGDSFVEGHEDQMLVQQFDHNVTVPTDPQSGQPSGQRVHKPFKFTVSLNKAVPLLYNALASGEKMTNVELKWYRTSIEGKQENFFTTKLENASIVDIHCEMPHCQDPAKSDFTQNLTVSMSYRKITWDHVNAGTSGSDDWRKPVEA encoded by the coding sequence ATGCCAACTCCATGTTATATCTCTATCGAAGGTCAAACTCAGGGTCTTATCACTGCAGGCGCTTGTACTGCGGATTCTATCGGCGATTCATTCGTTGAAGGTCACGAAGATCAAATGCTGGTTCAGCAGTTCGATCACAACGTGACTGTACCAACTGACCCACAATCTGGTCAGCCTTCTGGTCAGCGTGTACACAAGCCGTTTAAATTCACTGTGTCTCTGAACAAAGCGGTTCCTCTGCTGTACAACGCACTGGCATCTGGTGAGAAGATGACCAACGTTGAGCTGAAATGGTACCGTACCTCTATTGAAGGCAAACAAGAGAACTTCTTCACCACTAAGCTGGAGAACGCCTCTATCGTGGATATTCACTGCGAAATGCCACACTGTCAGGATCCGGCGAAATCTGATTTCACTCAGAACCTGACTGTGTCTATGTCTTACCGCAAAATCACCTGGGATCACGTTAACGCGGGTACTTCAGGTTCTGATGACTGGCGTAAGCCTGTCGAAGCGTAA
- the glgB gene encoding 1,4-alpha-glucan branching protein GlgB: MKPTKKKPSKLQLAYQQLSGAAFADPFAFLGPFIPAQQGALRVWMPGASKVELLIEGEARIELQRELDSGFVLNAERDLRFTHYQLAIDWDGVEQIIDDPYQYHGIYAEYDDLHTPKAMYHHMGSQFVTVERDGNQISGVRFLVYAPHASACSLVGSFNQWDGRRHPMQRLDYGIWGLFIPGLQAGVQYKFELKGPHGEGLPHKADPWGSYAEQYPSFASVVYDHQGYQWQDEAWQTRAVTEKRKEALSFYELHAGSWKRGEDGRFLNYRELADQLVPYLVDMGYTHVELMPVSEHPFYGSWGYQPVGLFAPTSRFGSPDDFKYFVDVCHQAGLGVVLDWVPAHFPSDDHGLANFDGTPLYHDPDPRRGWHQDWNSFIYDMGREHVRRFLVSNALYWFEMFHIDGIRVDAVASMLYLDYSRSHDQWIPNIDGGRENYDAIATLKWMNEEVYKYFPNAMTIAEESTAFPGVSAPTFMGGLGFGFKWNMGWMHDSLSYIKEDPVHRKYHHNTLTFPLIYAFSENYVLSLSHDEVVYGKRSLIYKMPGDEWQQTANMRAYMGYMYGQPGKKLNFMGAEFGQTAEWNHDDQLQWFLLDFPRHKGVQSLVRDLNHLYRSEAALHELDCEPKGFEWRLQDSADASVIAHERFSADGERILIITNFTPVPHDAFRLGVPVTGRYQLLLNTDASKYDGSDFDVKDLVATETVASEDLPQSLELRVPPLATLMYKFIA, translated from the coding sequence TTGAAACCGACCAAAAAGAAGCCGTCCAAGCTGCAATTGGCTTATCAGCAACTTTCCGGCGCTGCCTTTGCTGATCCCTTCGCATTTCTCGGTCCTTTTATTCCCGCACAGCAGGGAGCACTGCGGGTATGGATGCCCGGAGCCAGTAAAGTAGAACTTCTGATTGAGGGTGAAGCGAGAATTGAGCTGCAACGTGAACTGGATTCCGGCTTTGTGCTCAACGCAGAACGTGATTTACGCTTTACCCATTATCAGCTGGCGATTGACTGGGATGGGGTCGAGCAGATCATCGATGATCCGTATCAGTATCACGGGATTTACGCCGAGTATGATGATCTGCATACGCCCAAAGCCATGTATCACCATATGGGCTCACAGTTTGTCACTGTGGAGCGCGACGGCAACCAGATTTCCGGGGTACGTTTTTTAGTCTACGCGCCGCATGCATCCGCCTGCAGTCTGGTTGGATCATTTAACCAGTGGGATGGTCGCCGCCATCCGATGCAGCGTCTCGATTACGGCATCTGGGGCCTGTTCATTCCTGGCTTGCAAGCCGGTGTACAATACAAGTTTGAACTCAAGGGCCCGCATGGAGAAGGTTTGCCACACAAAGCCGATCCGTGGGGCAGTTATGCCGAGCAGTATCCGTCGTTTGCCTCCGTGGTTTATGATCATCAGGGCTATCAGTGGCAGGATGAGGCGTGGCAGACGCGCGCGGTAACCGAAAAACGTAAAGAAGCATTGTCGTTTTACGAGCTGCATGCCGGCTCCTGGAAACGCGGTGAAGATGGCCGCTTCCTTAATTACCGCGAGTTGGCCGATCAACTGGTGCCTTACTTGGTTGATATGGGCTATACCCATGTCGAGCTGATGCCGGTCTCGGAGCATCCGTTTTACGGCTCGTGGGGCTATCAGCCAGTCGGACTGTTTGCGCCAACCAGCCGTTTTGGCAGCCCGGATGACTTTAAATACTTTGTCGATGTCTGTCACCAGGCCGGCTTAGGCGTGGTGCTCGACTGGGTACCGGCGCATTTCCCGTCTGACGATCATGGTCTGGCTAATTTTGACGGCACGCCGCTGTATCACGATCCGGATCCTCGCCGTGGCTGGCACCAGGACTGGAACTCGTTTATCTACGATATGGGGCGCGAGCATGTACGTCGTTTCTTAGTCTCGAACGCCTTGTACTGGTTTGAGATGTTCCACATCGATGGCATTCGTGTCGATGCGGTGGCCTCTATGCTATATCTCGATTACTCGCGCAGCCACGATCAGTGGATACCTAATATTGACGGCGGGCGGGAAAACTACGATGCGATCGCCACGCTGAAATGGATGAATGAGGAAGTGTACAAATACTTCCCGAATGCAATGACCATTGCCGAAGAGTCGACCGCCTTTCCGGGCGTCTCCGCACCAACCTTTATGGGCGGGCTAGGTTTCGGTTTTAAGTGGAATATGGGCTGGATGCACGACAGTTTGTCGTACATTAAAGAAGATCCGGTGCACCGTAAGTACCACCATAATACGCTGACCTTCCCGCTTATCTACGCGTTCAGTGAGAACTATGTGTTGTCCTTGTCTCATGACGAAGTGGTGTACGGCAAGCGGTCGCTGATCTACAAAATGCCCGGAGACGAGTGGCAGCAAACGGCCAACATGCGCGCTTACATGGGCTATATGTATGGTCAGCCGGGTAAAAAGCTTAACTTTATGGGCGCTGAATTCGGCCAGACCGCAGAGTGGAATCATGACGACCAGTTGCAGTGGTTCCTGCTGGATTTCCCGCGTCATAAAGGCGTGCAGAGTCTGGTACGTGACCTCAACCACCTCTATCGCAGTGAAGCGGCGTTGCATGAACTGGATTGCGAACCGAAAGGCTTCGAATGGCGTCTGCAGGACTCGGCTGACGCCAGCGTGATTGCCCATGAACGTTTCAGTGCGGACGGCGAGCGGATTCTGATTATTACGAACTTCACTCCGGTGCCGCATGACGCATTCCGACTCGGTGTGCCGGTAACAGGACGTTATCAGTTGCTGCTGAATACCGATGCAAGCAAGTATGACGGCAGCGATTTTGACGTCAAAGATCTGGTCGCGACCGAGACAGTCGCGAGCGAGGATTTGCCGCAGTCGCTTGAACTGCGCGTACCGCCGCTGGCGACACTGATGTATAAATTTATAGCTTGA
- the malQ gene encoding 4-alpha-glucanotransferase, with product MKDNNALMQVAEMANISNRYISAWGDEAHVQDETIRHLLGCLGYDTSSDDALLKSAEKKHKKDVLEPVLVIRDGEAVEVPLYLGVSARESEFNWRLETEQGEVLEGYLQSQIVRDERAEGGPLVFALPSNLAWGYHTLLITRKRRKAPYSMTLIITPSACYKQPALEQHKKLWGPSVQLYTLRTQHNWGMGDFGDLKQLVADIASRGGDFVGLNPIHSLFPANPEGASPYSPSSRRWLNILYIDVSSVPEFALSAEAQQKVGSPDFQQRLQKVREEHWVNYSEVAAMKMSVLPLLFAEFKTRHLDKNSDRAAAFLSFVEQGGDSLLHQAAFDALHAQLHAEDSNVWGWPVFPEKYRRFDLAAVQKFIEDNQDSVHLYMYLQWIADTQISEVQTLAEEKGMAVGLYRDLAVGVSDAGSETWADEGILVQDASIGAPPDILGPLGQNWGLPPLNPQVLEQTAYRAYINLLRSNMKHCGSLRIDHVLGLLRLWWIPKGENASKGAYVYYPVRDMLAILALESHRHQCSVIGEDLGTVPDEIVELLRDAGVHSYKVFFFETSKEDGGFISPAHYADQSMAALCTHDMPTLRGFWHCDDLKMGREIGLYPDEEQLETLFADRLKCKQGILDSVAWHGFLPAGVGRDASLVPMDSYLSEALQLHVAAGSSALLSVQLEDWLEMDKPVNIPGTVNEYPNWRRKLSMNLDEIFTREDVNRIASKLSEVRATACK from the coding sequence ATGAAAGACAATAATGCGTTAATGCAGGTCGCTGAAATGGCGAATATATCCAACCGCTATATCAGTGCCTGGGGCGACGAAGCGCACGTACAGGATGAGACGATTCGCCATTTACTCGGTTGCCTGGGTTATGACACCAGTAGTGACGACGCACTACTCAAATCGGCGGAGAAAAAGCACAAGAAAGATGTGCTCGAGCCTGTGCTGGTGATCCGCGACGGTGAAGCGGTGGAAGTGCCGTTATACCTTGGCGTTAGTGCGCGTGAAAGTGAATTTAACTGGCGCCTGGAAACCGAGCAGGGAGAAGTACTTGAAGGCTATCTTCAGTCGCAGATCGTTCGGGACGAGCGTGCCGAGGGTGGCCCTCTGGTATTTGCTTTGCCCAGTAATTTGGCCTGGGGATATCACACCCTGTTGATCACCCGCAAGCGTCGTAAAGCGCCCTATAGCATGACGCTGATTATTACTCCGTCAGCCTGTTACAAGCAGCCGGCTCTTGAGCAACACAAAAAACTGTGGGGCCCGAGTGTGCAGCTCTATACCCTGCGTACCCAGCACAACTGGGGTATGGGCGATTTTGGCGACCTTAAACAGCTGGTAGCGGACATTGCTTCACGTGGCGGTGATTTCGTCGGTCTCAACCCGATTCATTCGCTGTTTCCGGCTAACCCGGAAGGGGCCAGTCCGTATAGCCCGTCATCGCGTCGCTGGCTCAATATCCTCTACATCGATGTCAGCTCGGTACCGGAATTTGCGCTGAGTGCTGAGGCGCAGCAAAAAGTCGGCAGTCCGGATTTCCAGCAGCGCCTACAAAAAGTGCGTGAAGAGCATTGGGTCAACTACAGCGAAGTCGCAGCGATGAAGATGAGCGTGCTGCCTTTGTTGTTTGCAGAGTTTAAAACTCGTCATCTGGATAAAAATAGTGACCGCGCTGCCGCGTTTCTGAGCTTTGTTGAGCAGGGCGGTGACAGTTTGTTGCATCAGGCCGCGTTTGATGCGCTGCACGCCCAGTTGCATGCCGAAGACAGCAACGTCTGGGGCTGGCCGGTGTTCCCGGAAAAATATCGCCGCTTTGATCTGGCGGCGGTACAGAAATTTATCGAAGACAACCAGGACAGCGTGCATCTCTATATGTACCTGCAGTGGATTGCCGATACTCAGATCAGTGAAGTGCAGACTCTGGCTGAAGAGAAAGGCATGGCGGTCGGCCTGTACCGTGACCTGGCGGTCGGTGTGTCTGATGCCGGTTCGGAAACCTGGGCGGATGAGGGGATTCTGGTGCAGGATGCCAGTATTGGTGCACCGCCGGATATTCTTGGTCCTCTGGGGCAGAACTGGGGCCTGCCACCACTCAATCCGCAGGTGCTGGAGCAAACCGCGTATCGCGCTTATATCAATCTGCTGCGCTCTAATATGAAGCATTGTGGCTCGCTACGCATTGACCATGTGCTTGGCCTGCTGCGTCTGTGGTGGATCCCGAAAGGTGAAAATGCCAGTAAAGGTGCTTATGTCTACTATCCGGTACGTGACATGCTGGCGATTCTGGCGCTGGAATCGCATCGTCACCAATGCAGTGTGATTGGCGAAGATCTCGGCACCGTGCCGGATGAAATCGTGGAGTTACTGCGCGATGCCGGTGTGCACTCCTACAAGGTGTTCTTCTTTGAAACCTCCAAAGAAGACGGCGGCTTTATCTCGCCTGCTCATTATGCGGATCAATCCATGGCAGCGCTGTGTACCCACGATATGCCTACCCTGCGTGGCTTCTGGCACTGTGATGACCTGAAAATGGGGCGTGAGATCGGCCTGTATCCGGACGAAGAGCAGCTTGAAACCCTGTTTGCTGACCGCCTCAAATGCAAGCAGGGCATTCTTGATTCGGTGGCCTGGCATGGATTTCTGCCAGCAGGTGTCGGGCGTGATGCCAGCCTGGTACCGATGGACTCTTATCTGAGTGAAGCGCTGCAACTGCATGTGGCAGCGGGTTCCTCGGCGCTGCTGAGTGTGCAGCTTGAGGACTGGCTGGAGATGGATAAGCCGGTCAATATTCCTGGCACGGTAAATGAATATCCTAACTGGCGGCGTAAATTGTCGATGAATCTGGATGAGATTTTTACTCGCGAGGATGTAAACCGCATTGCCTCTAAACTGAGTGAAGTCCGAGCCACAGCGTGCAAGTAA
- a CDS encoding glycogen/starch/alpha-glucan phosphorylase, translating to MKPTQQKTFDKALFQDNVKRHLTATYASTVEHANSRLWYLAMGRALAELTTFDLLETEQDERIVNAKSLNYLSLEFLIGRLTGNNLISMGLYEQIAEAMAELGLSLTDILEEERDPSLGNGGLGRLAACYMDSCAAQEYPTVGYGLHYEYGLFKQSFEDGHQKEAPDAWGGVEGYPWEVARPELKQEIGFYGHVEVTQENGVEKRRWVPGMLVQAMPWDLPIVGYQSETVYPLRLWECRAIAPFSLESFNNGNYFEAQHALIDAGNITKVLYPNDNHEKGKTLRLMQQYFHSAASVRDILRRHEAAGFALADLPKQETIQLNDTHPTIAIPELMRILIDERELSWDEAWAICSHTFAYTNHTLLPEALETWSESLIQRLLPRHMEIIYQINHLFLQEVRAKWPGDVSKQQKLSVIEEGFHRMVRMANLCVIGSYAVNGVAALHSELVKRDLFPEFNELYPGRLQNVTNGITPRRWLKFCNPGLSALISAKIGDEWPAHLDQLEAISQYADDKTFQQQFMAVKKENKQRLADWVKEHMDIELDTNAIFDVQIKRLHEYKRQHLNMLHILSLYHRLVNDASFDMHPRVFFFAAKAAPGYHLAKEIIYAINKIAEKVNNDPRVSDKLKVVFIPDYRVSMAEIIIPAADVSEQISTAGKEASGTGNMKMALNGALTIGTMDGANVEIREEVGDDNIYIFGLEVDGVEALRAQGYNPYDFYHADPLLKASLDLLLGDEFTPGMPGKLRTTYDSLLDGGDPYLVLADFASYVAAHQAIDEQYRDQAGWAKKAILNTALVGKFSSDRSIRDYVNNIWKLEAIKR from the coding sequence ATGAAACCTACGCAACAAAAAACATTTGATAAAGCTTTATTCCAAGACAACGTGAAACGCCATCTGACTGCCACCTACGCGAGTACCGTTGAACATGCCAACAGCCGTTTGTGGTACCTGGCGATGGGACGTGCCCTGGCTGAGCTGACCACCTTTGACCTGCTGGAAACTGAGCAGGATGAGCGCATTGTTAATGCTAAGAGCCTCAACTATCTGTCTCTGGAATTCCTGATTGGCCGCCTGACCGGTAACAACCTGATCAGCATGGGTCTGTATGAACAGATCGCTGAAGCTATGGCGGAGCTGGGCCTGAGCCTGACCGATATCCTGGAAGAAGAGCGTGACCCTTCACTCGGTAACGGCGGCCTGGGACGTTTGGCGGCGTGTTACATGGATTCTTGTGCTGCGCAGGAGTACCCGACCGTCGGTTACGGTTTGCATTATGAATACGGCCTGTTCAAGCAGTCATTTGAAGATGGCCACCAGAAAGAAGCGCCGGATGCGTGGGGCGGGGTGGAAGGCTACCCATGGGAAGTGGCCCGTCCGGAACTGAAACAGGAAATCGGTTTTTACGGCCATGTCGAAGTCACCCAGGAAAACGGAGTCGAGAAACGACGCTGGGTGCCGGGCATGCTGGTGCAGGCGATGCCGTGGGATTTGCCGATTGTCGGCTATCAGAGTGAAACCGTTTATCCGCTGCGTTTGTGGGAGTGCCGCGCGATTGCGCCGTTCTCACTGGAGAGCTTTAACAACGGTAACTACTTTGAAGCGCAGCACGCGCTGATCGATGCGGGTAACATTACTAAAGTGCTGTACCCGAACGATAACCATGAAAAAGGCAAAACTTTGCGTCTGATGCAGCAGTACTTCCACAGTGCGGCATCAGTGCGCGACATTCTGCGTCGTCACGAAGCGGCCGGTTTTGCTCTGGCTGATTTGCCTAAGCAGGAAACCATTCAGCTCAATGATACCCACCCGACCATCGCCATTCCGGAACTGATGCGTATTCTGATCGATGAGCGTGAGTTGTCATGGGATGAGGCGTGGGCTATCTGTTCGCATACGTTTGCTTACACCAACCACACCCTGCTGCCGGAAGCGCTGGAAACCTGGAGCGAATCTTTGATCCAGCGTTTGCTGCCGCGCCATATGGAAATCATTTACCAGATCAACCACTTGTTCCTGCAAGAAGTCCGCGCTAAATGGCCGGGCGATGTGTCTAAACAGCAAAAACTGTCGGTTATCGAGGAAGGTTTCCACCGTATGGTGCGTATGGCCAACCTGTGCGTTATCGGTTCGTACGCGGTCAACGGGGTGGCAGCACTGCACTCTGAGTTAGTCAAACGCGATCTGTTCCCTGAGTTTAATGAACTCTATCCTGGCCGTCTGCAAAACGTCACTAACGGTATTACCCCGCGTCGCTGGCTGAAATTCTGTAACCCGGGCCTGTCAGCCCTGATCAGCGCTAAGATCGGTGACGAGTGGCCGGCGCATCTCGACCAGTTGGAGGCCATTTCGCAGTACGCGGATGACAAGACATTCCAGCAGCAGTTTATGGCGGTCAAGAAAGAGAACAAACAGCGTCTGGCGGATTGGGTCAAAGAGCACATGGACATTGAGCTCGATACCAATGCGATTTTTGATGTTCAGATCAAACGTCTGCATGAATACAAACGCCAGCATCTCAACATGCTGCACATTCTGTCGCTTTACCATCGCCTGGTGAACGACGCCAGTTTCGATATGCACCCCCGGGTGTTCTTCTTCGCAGCGAAAGCGGCGCCGGGTTACCACCTGGCGAAAGAGATCATCTACGCGATTAACAAGATTGCCGAGAAGGTCAACAATGACCCGCGTGTCAGTGACAAGCTGAAAGTGGTGTTCATTCCGGATTACCGGGTCAGCATGGCGGAAATCATTATCCCGGCCGCTGATGTGTCCGAGCAGATCTCGACCGCCGGTAAAGAAGCTTCCGGTACCGGCAACATGAAGATGGCACTCAACGGTGCGCTGACCATCGGCACCATGGATGGCGCGAACGTTGAAATTCGTGAAGAGGTCGGTGATGACAACATTTACATCTTCGGTCTGGAAGTGGACGGTGTGGAAGCGTTGCGGGCGCAGGGTTACAACCCGTACGACTTCTATCATGCCGATCCGCTGCTGAAAGCATCACTGGACTTGCTGCTCGGTGACGAGTTTACCCCGGGTATGCCGGGTAAACTGCGCACCACGTATGACAGCCTGCTGGATGGTGGTGACCCGTATCTGGTGCTGGCTGATTTCGCTTCTTACGTTGCGGCGCATCAGGCAATTGATGAGCAGTACCGCGATCAGGCCGGTTGGGCTAAGAAAGCGATTCTCAATACGGCGCTGGTGGGTAAATTCAGTTCCGACCGCAGTATTCGTGATTACGTGAATAACATCTGGAAACTGGAAGCGATCAAACGCTGA